atgaaattgcttgcagccaacaggaagacaAATTAGGCCAAGAAAACTGGaaggggccctcctccacaggactggcCCTCTCCAGCAATCAGGGTCACCGCCTGATGGAAGGAGTAGAAGGGGGcttttcttcagaccctggtggcagcagctcggacACCCAGGCATATGGACAgggtatgtttcaagtaatctacGTGACcgtgttcattcaacaattatttatgaatattgtaggagtgaaatgtattgcTGTTCctatgacaggaaatacagtggtgttgctgccaccacccactgtcatcccactgtgccatacagaggtaacagtgaaactaatagtcatacgccagtatgtatgccatatgcggttgctgaatattgatcaaataggccatttactttctcaggTGGAGGTcgtagatgatcaggaaactgtgtctgcctgctcagagagcgctttgggggtacacttttgattttttttttaccacttgcaacacagtgggtgagagtgtgtgaacgtgtggctgtgattgtcgtgtctgtaatgacttgctaatggtggtggtctgaagatgagacacaagtccttaaagtgctcatttcaaatatgactcaattgattaaacttatggtgttaaactcagcaggaagaggaacttcttcctctccctgagcCTTGGGCCTCCAcctcaaggccaagacaaagacacgaggtataagcaatgaaccttgaaacacagtagtcaaatggacaccttcaactttctacaagtgtgccttgcaaagggacaatgttctttatttgtttcaggttggagcagacaatgtgagggccctgtataaaaaaaacctggagctcgatatagagtacaAGAGGCTTTTAATTGAAAAAACAAGGCTGGAGATAGAAAAACTGGAATATGAGAAGAAGGTAGTACATGACTGAATGTATTAATGAATGACACTAAACttacagttacactgacattttttttctgtgttcctaggaaagagagaacacatgaggatgtatttgttttggtctttttatactttttttttaaatacttttttgtGGCTCTTTGTCCCAAAGATTATTTTGTTGTGcctttgagtcttttgtgggggttttcatttttattttaatgtCCTATTTATTGTTTTGGAAAAATGCTATACAAGttaataaaacataaaaattcaatgaaagtcgtgaaatgatcatttatttaacttgttaAGAGCATTGCATGGTACCATACacgttctttttggtttgaaatgttttggtctaaagaaacccaaatttcggatatggaaatgattacaaaatgggtcaaagcaacccaaggacaacagaaggggttaaggggagacaccccagtgaatagggataacatatcaacatgataCCTCCCAGggttgataactaatattaggtcaaatattgttttcattactagtttcctgtaaatgtatgtttaaatgagcaaatgatgcattaagttgtaaaatattATATCATTTGCATACATGAACATAAATCAGAACATTGaatgaagacagaatgaaaatccttgtttcattttgtcaacctattagagtccaaagtttttacaaagggcactttggatatctctttttcatcactccattaatcagaatatggtggcaacagccattaAAGAAAATCCGTTGCAAATTGCACAGCAGACCAtgttcttgctcaggttctccgcaTCACTCACACTAAATGCTATGTATACAGTctgggactgtgagcgcacggcttcaatgtgtcgcattggcaacatacggctcaagaagctggcatAGATAtgtaattccctctgctgagaatctatatctttcataaagatactcatgagggaatgcgaaaaggttttgtcggtctctaaatgttctggctcttctgagcgcacctctctctcactatccgcgcaccaagctccacaggatcttctatgaacggtgacgccattatcctcaagaatgagttagtgggcggggcttttataccagttgatctctgatctccaacttaacctgctcccgaccaggttaggccttcagcatgtgttaccatagtgatctaccccggtaacaagtgatccaccgtggtgatacagaaaaccctgggttgaacctgaagttaccttgctaacgccaaatcttgattcgtagtacaggccccaggaATTTAAGCAATCCTCATAATAataactgtctctgtctcttactTAGTGGTCCTTTTCCTGCAGCTTTGGCCTTCAGTGCATCCATGGCTTTCTGATCCTCCTTCTGCTTCTGCTTGAAAGCTGCATCATCCTAGAGACATGGAGCAGGTAGGAAAGGTTACATTGGCATGCCTTGGGAGATTGACATGCtcgccactgccaaggacaagagcagactgcagcatatcatttgcactgctgagaaggtgatcggctgaaGCTACTGGAAAAAACAATGATTTGACATTCTTAGCATTACCTGCTATGCTTAGCATCCAATAGCCATGGAATTTAAATCAAACGTGTTTCATGTTGCCCATCTTACAATGACAGGACCTCATTTATAACATCCCTATGCAGGGTACTGATATGAACACTGGTTTCGGTGCTGTGTGGTATGGGGGATACGTACATCATCCacgtccttgttctgtttcttgGGCGCCTTCAGGGGCTTCTTTTTACCTCCTGCCAAACAATAATCATGAAAAATTACAGTCGCGACTTACACTGCAAGACAGTTAGGCTACTTTGCTTGATAACTAGCGAGTTAGCTAAGCAAATTACAACATTTTTCTCGCTATTCAATAAAATAGCAATTCGCGGTGTGAAACCCGATTAACTAGCCATAATGTCTTCATAATTAATTGGTTTGTCTCTTAAGTCAGCAGACACTTAATAATAGCTATCTAACCAGAGAGATTGTCATGCTTGATACAGAAAGATAGAGCGAGCCTGTTGTCAGTGGCAGCTGATTTAGTCAGCTTAGTCACTCAGTAACACTAGCTAGAGCTAGTGTGAGTTAGCAGTGTGGCTTGACAAGTCTCGGTTTAGCACTAGGCTAGCTCACTGATATTTCCATCTCAACGCGGGAATCCAATAACTATTAAACTATTCATATAGAATAACTCAAGTAGTCCACTCCTCACCTTCTCTACCAGACATATTTTCGATTGATTCCGGAGATAAAACCCACAAATTAAAGGGCTATTGTAGCCTACAACTTAGCAGAAGCTGCAGCGTGAGAGACACTAGACAGAGCAGGGTGAAAATATGACCCGGATACCTTCCCTTAATGCCATTAATAATGTTTGTTGAAACGACCTCATCACAGCAACACCCTTTGCGATCAACTACACACTACTTCACAATTATTTTGTTTATAGTATTAATATTCtaataaaaaatgactaaacatGTTACAATTTGTGGCGtgcagttaaaaaaaaatctgaaataaaTAGcgtagctaacattgactcggATGTTATTCCGTTGGGTTGGCGAAACGTAGGCTGCGCGCCAAAATCATTGTACTTTCCTGGCAGTAGTTGCTACATATTAGTTTGCATATCTATCTCCAATAGATGATTTATAAAATGACCTATTTTTCATAGTCTATTAACAGGGGGGTTTAAGCCAACGGTTTCATTTACAATGTAAAAGGCAAACATATTTTCCAGTGATATTGTAATACCACACAAATCCCTTCGCCCATGATTTACGCTACCAGAGCTCGGTCCAACCAAAGCCATCCGTGCCATTCGTCAGAATAACGCGAAAAAAACTCCAGGGAAACACTTCACGACACATCCTGTTTAAAAATGGCTGCGCCCTGATAAATGTGACTTGGGCAACATCAGTGCAAAGCATTAATGCAAACGGTTTTTAACTGAAGTAATTTTTTGAGCGTACAGGTATTTTGATATTTTACATTCTTGTAGCAATGAGATCTGATTTGACAGTGAATGGTGTATTCACAGATCTCGTTGCATTTCAATTGCAAGCTATGTACTGTGACAAGCTAGCCAGCTATTGAGAGAAGGTTAACTCTAACGATAGCTAATCctactgtttgtgtatgtaatgCATAGAGTAATTGTAATATTCACAAACTTGCTTTTTTGTTGCAGGAATAAATTCCAACATGGTTCATCTATGTGAGTATTTTCGCAACAATTTAGACGAAGTAGGCGAATTGGTGTTTGTTGGCTACTACCAGTCGGGTAAATAGTATATGCTTTTTTTATAGACCGTACCCTGATTATGTGTATTTTCTCTAAACAGCATCACTTTTACTGAAAAAGTATCATGGTGGACATGTCGCAATTAGGCTGGCACTGGCTGGGCACAAACAGGTCAACCGACCGTTTTACCGCATCGTGGCTGCTTACAACAAGCGGGCACGTGACAGCAAGTACATAGAACAGTTGGGCACTTACGACCCCCTTCCGAACATATACAACGAGAAACTGGTCAGTTTCAACTTTGACAGAATCAAGTACTGGATTGGGTGTGGTGCACATCCATCAAAGCCTGTGGCGAAACTGCTTGGTGAGTACATTTTTCAGAATGTCCCCATGCCTTTCCCATAAATCTAATAGGTCTATGTGTATtaacattatttacatttagtcatttagcagacgcttttatccagagcaactttacagtaagtacatggacattcccccgaggcaagtagggtgaagtgccttgcccaaggacaatgtaattttgcacagccgggaatcgaattgtcaaccttctgattactagcctgattccttaaccgctcagccacctgactcccccacatTATACATAATAACAAAACTCAACTCCTATAAACTTTCTAAGCTTTGGTAAATTCTATAGTATTAATACTTCTAGAGGATTAATGGTGTATTTGACAAGACTCATAATAAATTGAAGGATACAGTAAATTGTGGCCTTTAATTCTCTTCTAATTTGACCTGGGTAAAAACCTAGAATTTTACTTGGGTAAATGCCAAGAATATTATCTAAGTAATTACCTGAGTATGTGTATGGGTCATGTTGGGGTCTTTCACCTTCTCCTTTCTATCTGCAGGGCTGGCAGGGTTTTTCCCTCTGCACCCCATGACCGTGACTGAGGCAGAGCGCCGCCTGGCCCAGGCCCAGCTCACAGAGACCAGAGATGCGGCTGAGGGAGCAGAGAAGCAGCTGGAGCTCTGAGAGCCATGTGGAGGATGTGTGACTGACTGACCAACTATCAGGTGGGGATCAGGAACATTAAGACATTGATGATTTAGCCTCCCCTGCAACCTTAGACTGACTGGCTTCTTATATCAGCAACACGGAAAACAAGATATCTCTCATATTCCATCAGAATTGGTTGTGTGAAAACCCATTGGCAAATATTTGTGTAAGGTACTCTATTTGGTTTTATTAAACAAGCAAACTGAAAAGATGTAATTGTACAGTATGTTAATTTCAGCAATGTTTCATTGGGATAAAGGCATCTGCAAAATTAACactatttttttatttgatttatttaaTGAAATGGTAATTTCCTTGTTAGATCAACAAATTAAGCTTaacaaatctctctctttcatcagtGTCTGAAGAGAATCCTGGTCACGATGAACACTTCAAATTCAAATCTGAAAACTTGCAGTTGTGTCTCCTAAAGGCCAGGTTTCTGAAGTAGTATTTTGCTTTACTGCAAAAGATTAAGGAAATGATCTTGTACGAGTTGCTCAAAAAAAGGATATAAAGTTGATACAAAAAATATAGATAGGTTATCTGTTGGCTATACCTGACATGCAAACGTGgaacattttgaaatgtttgtttgtattgacCTAACATAAAAGGTCATCACAGAGAAATTATTAAACCTATTGACTAAGCCATGTTCGTCAAACACGGTTGAATTATGAAGGAGAAAGGAATTTTAAGAGGGTGGTTTGACAGGGTGGGTTGAAATGCCTATTCATAGACTTAGACTTTGTATTTGAACATTGTGAACATGATAAAACGTTAACAAAGCAAccaatatgtatgtatataaaaCAACTTATTTGTGGGCTTTACCTGTTCGTGAGCAATGCTCTTCAGAAAATAATGCTTTTGTGACAACACTCAAGCATGGATTATTGTACCAGTCCTTTGCTTCTTCTTCATGTATTAGCTCTTCTGGACCTTTGTTATATCTCATCATTAAAAGACAAGCCTTGTGTTCCATGAAAATATATACAGTTACTGAGGGTGTTGTGTTTACCGTGGCATGTACATGTGTTAGAGGTTGAGACCTATGTTTCAAATCAGTAGGTATGGTGAAGCAGTTGTGTCGACCAATACACTTAATAACAGTTGCATAGGAGGAGACCAACAAGaggaaagtatgtgtgtgttggggggggggggggtatattgAAGGAATCACAGAAATCATCATAAGTCATATATGGGTCCCATGAACAGGAATTAACATTAGTGTTGTTCATAATTGCTGTAGGGTTATATGATTAACAACGGCCTGGAGTATCTCAGGCCATTGCCATGGTTGTATTCACCTTCAACATATGTGTTGCTGCTTTTACGTGTGTGGTCTCGCTCTTAAGTACAAACAAAGTTCAAGTCCAAAGTTTGTGAATACAAAAAGTTAATCCATGTTTGATCCTTAAAGTCATCACaatataaaaattaaaaaaaagaaagaagaaaaaggttTTAAGAGAGACTTtatttaatcttttttttttttacaaacttttGTTAAAGCAAACATAGGTGGGGATTTCTGTTTAATGAAGACTTTATTTCATCTTGCCTCATCTTACTTCCTTTAACTGTAAAAGAAAAGTCAAAAGTTTTTACGGGCCAGTGCAACAACTAGAAAGAGTTCCTAGTAGTAAACTTTGTtactattgttattattggtatGTTAAGGGCTCTCACATGGAATTACATTAATGCATGTAAAAAGACATTTAACTCAGATTAACACAAGTTCATTAAGGAGGTATGTGAGGTATGTAAATAGGCTTAAATAAAATCCTTTTTTATGATAAATtcacaagacaaaaaaaaaacactttacaaAAACATAATAAAACTATGAATGCATGGAACAacacttatttttattttttacttaaaAGTACTTTTATTCGAGATCTGAAGACGATGCATTTTGACTGTCTAACTACATGGGTCACATTGAGATATTAACACAATAAACATAGTTTCATGGAGAGGAATGCTGCAACACAGTCAGTTACAGTCAATTGATGGTGTGTTCTCCTCCTTGAGTACACTCACAATAGCACCCTTAATAAAGGTAATCAGTTACTCACTATGCACCTTCATGTTGTATTAATAGTATGTACTGTAAATATGTTGATACTACCTAAATATAGTTTGAATGTTATTTGACTATTGAGAGATTGTTTGTGTGCTTATGCTGTACCATAAGTTGTATGGTACATGATTGTAACAGCAAAGTAACAATTATGTTCAACAAGCTTTTTGACATGAATTGTGAGCTGGATAAAATCAGACTGCGATATGTGTCAATAATCTTGACACACATAAATCCTCCCTATATTTACACTGTATAGATGCCGTAATTAAACACCAGGGTGTATACAGATACTGTTTGTATGTTGGTTTTGAATCACACATCAATATCGTTGATAAATTAACG
The window above is part of the Osmerus mordax isolate fOsmMor3 chromosome 1, fOsmMor3.pri, whole genome shotgun sequence genome. Proteins encoded here:
- the LOC136949006 gene encoding deoxyribonuclease gamma-like isoform X7: MEISTRLGRTRYKEQYLFLYRDDVVDLIGTYQFADKQAGQEDAFAREPYVLRFKCHNTVMNDLVLMPVHTKPVEAEKELDELYDVFLDVKRKWGTDNIMILGDFNADGSYVSKKEMKLIRIRSDKNFHWLISDDVDTTANHKNDHTYDRIVVYGDDMLAAVVPNSAKPFNFQQEYGLTNAQTLDVSDHYPVEVELKKSKKSKRQQEDKLGQENWKGPSSTGLALSSNQGHRLMEGVEGGFSSDPGGSSSDTQAYGQGMFQVIYVTVFIQQLFMNIVGVKCIAVPMTGNTVVLLPPPTVIPLCHTEVTVKLIVIRQYVCHMRLLNIDQIGHLLSQVEVVDDQETVSACSESALGQEEELLPLPEPWASTSRPRQRHEVGADNVRALYKKNLELDIEYKRLLIEKTRLEIEKLEYEKKERENT
- the tma7 gene encoding translation machinery-associated protein 7, with the protein product MSGREGGKKKPLKAPKKQNKDVDDDDAAFKQKQKEDQKAMDALKAKAAGKGPLTGGGIKKSGKK
- the mrps16 gene encoding 28S ribosomal protein S16, mitochondrial, which translates into the protein MVHLSSLLLKKYHGGHVAIRLALAGHKQVNRPFYRIVAAYNKRARDSKYIEQLGTYDPLPNIYNEKLVSFNFDRIKYWIGCGAHPSKPVAKLLGLAGFFPLHPMTVTEAERRLAQAQLTETRDAAEGAEKQLEL